In Streptomyces sp. RFCAC02, the following proteins share a genomic window:
- the dxr gene encoding 1-deoxy-D-xylulose-5-phosphate reductoisomerase: MTESPVCLADPHLRRPDASPSGAPREVVILGSTGSIGTQAVDVVLRNPDRFRVTALSAAGGRLDLLADQAHRLRVRAVGVARAGLAGELRAALRARYGAGEPLPEVLAGPDAATDLAASPCHTVLNGITGSIGLAPTLAALRAGSVLALANKESLIVGGPLVTDLAAPGQIVPVDSEHSALFQALMGGTRAEIAKLVVTASGGPFRGRTRAELAGVTPDDALAHPTWAMGPVITVNSATLVNKGLEVIEAHLLYGIPFDRIEVVVHPQSYVHSMVEFTDGSTLAQASPPDMRMPIALGLGWPERVPGAAAPVDWTRAHTWEFQPLDTDAFPSVPLARLVGSLGGTAPAVFNAANEECVDAFLAGRLPFTGIVDTVARVVEELAGGPAGTSPTLPDVLEAEAAARRRARELTGTASRAHQENQEMTA; this comes from the coding sequence ATGACCGAGAGTCCCGTCTGTCTCGCCGACCCGCACCTGCGCCGACCGGATGCCTCGCCGTCCGGGGCGCCGCGCGAGGTCGTGATCCTCGGCTCCACCGGATCGATCGGCACCCAGGCCGTCGACGTCGTGCTGCGCAACCCCGACCGGTTCCGCGTCACCGCCCTGTCGGCGGCGGGCGGACGGCTCGACCTGCTGGCCGACCAGGCCCACCGGCTGCGGGTCCGCGCGGTCGGCGTGGCACGGGCGGGCCTCGCCGGCGAGCTGCGCGCCGCCCTGCGCGCCCGGTACGGCGCCGGGGAGCCGCTGCCCGAGGTGCTGGCCGGCCCCGACGCCGCCACCGACCTGGCCGCGAGCCCCTGCCACACCGTGCTCAACGGCATCACCGGCTCCATCGGTCTCGCCCCCACGCTGGCCGCGCTGCGGGCCGGCAGCGTCCTCGCGCTGGCGAACAAGGAGTCCCTCATCGTCGGCGGCCCCCTCGTGACGGACCTCGCCGCCCCCGGGCAGATCGTGCCCGTCGACTCCGAGCACTCCGCCCTCTTCCAGGCCCTGATGGGCGGCACCCGCGCGGAGATCGCGAAGCTCGTCGTCACGGCGAGCGGCGGCCCCTTCCGCGGCCGCACCCGCGCCGAGCTGGCCGGCGTCACGCCCGACGACGCCCTCGCGCACCCCACCTGGGCCATGGGACCGGTCATCACCGTGAACTCGGCGACCCTCGTCAACAAGGGCCTCGAGGTGATCGAGGCCCACCTGCTGTACGGCATCCCGTTCGACCGCATCGAGGTCGTCGTCCACCCCCAGTCGTACGTGCACTCCATGGTCGAGTTCACGGACGGCTCGACGCTCGCCCAGGCCAGCCCCCCGGACATGCGGATGCCGATCGCCCTCGGCCTCGGCTGGCCCGAACGGGTGCCGGGCGCCGCCGCCCCCGTCGACTGGACCCGCGCGCACACCTGGGAGTTCCAGCCGCTGGACACCGATGCCTTCCCCTCCGTGCCGCTGGCCCGGCTGGTCGGTAGCCTCGGCGGTACGGCGCCCGCGGTGTTCAACGCCGCCAACGAGGAGTGCGTGGACGCGTTCCTCGCCGGACGGCTCCCCTTCACCGGGATCGTGGACACCGTCGCCCGGGTCGTCGAGGAGCTGGCCGGCGGCCCCGCCGGAACTTCCCCGACCCTCCCGGACGTCCTCGAAGCGGAGGCGGCCGCCCGCCGCCGCGCCCGCGAGCTGACCGGTACGGCCTCCCGCGCGCACCAGGAGAACCAGGAGATGACCGCATGA
- a CDS encoding site-2 protease family protein — MTALMFILGILVFVLGLLFSIAWHEFGHFTTARMFGVRVPQFMVGFGPTVWSRKRGETEYGVKAIPLGGYIRMIGMFPPGEDGAIRKRSTSPFRGMIEDARAAAFEELQPGDEKRLFYTRKPWQRIIVMFAGPFQNLLLAVVIFLGVLMAFGVNTQTTTVASVSECVVPQDEGARECRDSDPAAPAAAAGLQPGDRIVAFNGESIDEWGTLQDRIRDTIGPATVTVERDGRTLDLHADLIENQVAKTDGDGGYVEDEYVSAGFLGFSPASGVVRQSFPESVGRMGDIMVTGVQSLVDIPSKIPDLWNAALGNGEREPDSPMGVVGAARVGGQIFTLDIPASQQIATALFLVAGFNLSLFLFNMLPLLPLDGGHVAGALWESLRRGVAKVRRRPDPGPFDVAQLMPVAYVVAGVFICFTLLVLVADIVSPVSLTG; from the coding sequence ATGACGGCGCTGATGTTCATCCTCGGCATACTCGTCTTCGTCCTCGGACTGCTGTTCTCCATCGCGTGGCACGAGTTCGGCCACTTCACGACCGCCCGCATGTTCGGCGTGCGCGTGCCGCAGTTCATGGTCGGCTTCGGCCCCACGGTCTGGTCGCGCAAGCGGGGGGAGACCGAGTACGGCGTCAAGGCGATCCCGCTCGGCGGCTACATCCGCATGATCGGCATGTTCCCGCCCGGCGAGGACGGCGCCATCCGCAAACGGTCCACCTCGCCGTTCCGCGGCATGATCGAGGACGCGCGCGCCGCCGCCTTCGAGGAGCTGCAGCCCGGCGACGAGAAGCGGCTCTTCTACACGCGCAAGCCGTGGCAGCGGATCATCGTCATGTTCGCCGGCCCGTTCCAGAACCTGCTGCTCGCCGTCGTGATCTTCCTCGGCGTCCTGATGGCCTTCGGCGTCAACACGCAGACGACCACCGTGGCCAGCGTCTCGGAGTGCGTCGTCCCGCAGGACGAGGGCGCCCGCGAGTGCCGCGACTCCGACCCGGCCGCGCCGGCCGCCGCCGCCGGGCTGCAGCCGGGGGACCGCATCGTCGCGTTCAACGGCGAGTCCATCGACGAGTGGGGCACCCTCCAGGACCGCATCCGCGATACCATCGGCCCGGCCACCGTCACGGTCGAGCGCGACGGCCGCACCCTCGACCTGCACGCCGACCTCATCGAGAACCAGGTCGCCAAGACCGACGGCGACGGCGGCTACGTCGAGGACGAGTACGTCAGCGCCGGCTTCCTCGGCTTCTCGCCGGCCAGCGGCGTCGTGCGCCAGAGCTTCCCCGAGTCCGTCGGGCGCATGGGCGACATCATGGTCACGGGCGTCCAGTCCCTGGTGGACATCCCCTCCAAGATCCCCGACCTGTGGAACGCCGCCCTCGGCAACGGGGAGCGCGAACCGGACTCGCCCATGGGCGTCGTCGGCGCGGCCCGCGTCGGCGGCCAGATCTTCACCCTCGACATCCCGGCCAGCCAGCAGATCGCGACGGCCCTCTTCCTCGTCGCGGGATTCAACCTCTCCCTCTTCCTCTTCAACATGCTGCCGCTGCTGCCCCTCGACGGCGGCCACGTCGCGGGAGCCCTGTGGGAGTCGCTGCGCCGCGGGGTCGCCAAGGTCAGGCGCCGCCCCGACCCGGGGCCGTTCGACGTGGCGCAGCTCATGCCCGTCGCCTACGTCGTCGCCGGTGTCTTCATCTGCTTCACCCTGCTGGTCCTGGTCGCGGATATCGTCAGTCCCGTGAGTCTGACCGGGTGA
- the ispG gene encoding flavodoxin-dependent (E)-4-hydroxy-3-methylbut-2-enyl-diphosphate synthase: protein MTAISLGMPSVPLKLAERRPSRRINVGSVPVGGDAPVSVQSMTTTRTSDIGATLQQIAELTASGCQIVRVAVPTQDDADALPVIARKSQIPVIADIHFQPKYVFAAIDAGCAAVRVNPGNIKQFDDRVREIAKAAGDAGTPIRIGVNAGSLDRRLLAKYGKATPEALVESALWECSLFEEHGFRDIKISVKHNDPVVMVNAYRQLAAACDYPLHLGVTEAGPAFQGTIKSAVAFGALLSEGIGDTIRVSLSAPPVEEVKVGTQILESLGLRERGLEIVSCPSCGRAQVDVYKLAEEVTAGLEGMDVPLRVAVMGCVVNGPGEAREADLGVASGNGKGQIFVKGEVVRTVPESKIVETLIDEAMRIAERMRAEGTPSGEPEVAVS, encoded by the coding sequence ATGACAGCCATCTCGCTGGGAATGCCGTCCGTTCCGCTCAAGCTGGCCGAGCGCCGCCCCAGCCGCCGGATCAACGTCGGATCGGTCCCCGTCGGCGGTGACGCCCCGGTGTCCGTCCAGTCGATGACGACCACCCGCACGTCGGACATCGGCGCCACCCTCCAGCAGATCGCCGAGCTGACGGCGTCCGGCTGCCAGATCGTCCGCGTCGCCGTCCCCACGCAGGACGACGCCGACGCCCTGCCGGTGATCGCCCGCAAGTCGCAGATCCCCGTCATCGCGGACATCCACTTCCAGCCGAAGTACGTCTTCGCCGCCATCGACGCCGGCTGCGCCGCCGTCCGCGTCAACCCGGGCAACATCAAGCAGTTCGACGACCGCGTCCGCGAGATCGCGAAGGCCGCCGGCGACGCCGGCACCCCGATCCGCATCGGCGTCAACGCCGGCTCCCTCGACCGCCGCCTCCTCGCGAAGTACGGCAAGGCCACCCCCGAGGCGCTGGTCGAGTCGGCGCTGTGGGAGTGCTCCCTCTTCGAGGAGCACGGCTTCCGCGACATCAAGATCTCCGTCAAGCACAACGACCCCGTCGTCATGGTGAACGCCTACCGGCAGCTCGCCGCCGCCTGCGACTACCCGCTGCACCTCGGCGTCACGGAGGCCGGCCCCGCCTTCCAGGGCACCATCAAGTCGGCCGTCGCGTTCGGCGCGCTGCTGAGCGAGGGCATCGGCGACACCATCCGCGTCTCCCTCTCCGCCCCGCCGGTGGAGGAGGTCAAGGTCGGCACGCAGATCCTCGAGTCCCTCGGCCTGCGGGAACGCGGCCTGGAGATCGTGTCCTGCCCGTCCTGCGGCCGCGCCCAGGTCGACGTGTACAAGCTCGCCGAGGAGGTCACCGCCGGCCTGGAGGGCATGGACGTGCCGCTGCGCGTCGCCGTCATGGGCTGCGTCGTCAACGGCCCGGGCGAGGCCCGCGAGGCCGACCTCGGCGTCGCCTCGGGCAACGGCAAGGGCCAGATCTTCGTCAAGGGCGAGGTCGTCCGTACCGTCCCCGAGTCGAAGATCGTCGAGACGCTCATCGACGAGGCCATGCGGATCGCGGAGCGGATGCGGGCGGAGGGCACGCCGTCCGGCGAGCCCGAGGTCGCCGTCAGCTGA
- a CDS encoding DUF4081 domain-containing GNAT family N-acetyltransferase, with translation MPTSATRLLTPADLDAVLGVLDEDPVANAFVTARVLDSGLEPAWLGGEMWGWYRDGRLRSLAYAGANLVPIGAGPAAVRAFAVRALRQGRRCSSIVGPAEPTALLWDHLEPRWGPARQLRRRQPLMATGAVPAGVTPDPAVRRVRKDEMDLVLPAAVAMFTEEVGVSPLDAHDGGLTYQSRVAETVGTGRCFARFEAGRVVFKAEIGAVTPGVCQLQGVWTAPDRRGRGLATAGLATVLRCALTEIAPVVSLYVNDFNAPALAVYRRLGFRDAGTLMSVLF, from the coding sequence GTGCCCACATCCGCCACACGGCTCCTCACACCGGCCGACCTCGACGCCGTCCTCGGCGTCCTGGACGAGGACCCCGTCGCGAACGCCTTCGTGACCGCCCGCGTGCTCGACTCCGGTCTCGAACCGGCCTGGCTCGGCGGCGAGATGTGGGGCTGGTACCGGGACGGGCGCCTCCGCTCCCTGGCCTACGCGGGCGCCAACCTCGTCCCCATCGGCGCGGGTCCCGCGGCGGTCCGCGCGTTCGCCGTCCGCGCCCTGCGGCAGGGCCGCCGCTGCTCCTCCATCGTCGGCCCGGCCGAGCCCACGGCCCTGCTGTGGGACCACCTGGAGCCCCGCTGGGGCCCGGCCAGGCAACTGCGGCGCCGCCAGCCCCTCATGGCCACCGGCGCCGTCCCCGCCGGTGTGACGCCCGACCCGGCGGTCCGCCGGGTCCGCAAGGACGAGATGGACCTCGTCCTGCCGGCCGCCGTCGCCATGTTCACCGAGGAGGTCGGCGTCTCCCCGCTGGACGCCCACGACGGCGGGCTCACGTACCAGTCGCGCGTCGCCGAGACCGTCGGCACCGGCCGCTGCTTCGCCCGCTTCGAGGCCGGCCGCGTCGTCTTCAAGGCGGAGATCGGCGCCGTCACGCCCGGCGTCTGCCAGCTCCAGGGCGTCTGGACGGCCCCCGACCGGCGCGGCCGCGGCCTCGCCACGGCCGGCCTCGCGACGGTCCTGCGGTGCGCCCTCACCGAGATCGCCCCCGTCGTCAGCCTCTACGTCAACGACTTCAACGCCCCCGCCCTCGCCGTGTACCGGCGCCTCGGCTTCCGCGACGCCGGCACCCTCATGAGCGTCCTGTTCTGA
- a CDS encoding GNAT family N-acetyltransferase yields MTPSGGAAHDDQRIRIAPLDLTASVDDALAVQARAFGLSPEEVAVRRHIVLRHAAAPGARALGATTPDGRLVGFIYGMPNDRAQWWSTVVEPYLRRAGNDSWLDDSFTVTELHVLPSHQKHGIGRRLITELTDTADEPRSILSALDIESPARGLYRKLGYQDLAQRVMFPSAATPYAVMGAPLPLRRRDA; encoded by the coding sequence ATGACACCATCCGGCGGCGCCGCACACGACGACCAGCGCATCCGCATCGCCCCCCTCGACCTGACGGCGTCGGTCGACGACGCCCTTGCCGTGCAGGCCCGGGCGTTCGGGCTGAGTCCCGAGGAGGTCGCCGTGCGGCGCCACATCGTGCTGCGGCACGCGGCCGCCCCGGGAGCGCGCGCCCTCGGCGCCACCACGCCGGACGGGCGGCTCGTCGGCTTCATCTACGGCATGCCGAACGACCGCGCGCAGTGGTGGTCCACCGTCGTCGAGCCGTACCTGCGGCGGGCCGGGAACGACTCCTGGCTCGACGACTCCTTCACCGTCACCGAACTCCACGTCCTGCCGAGCCACCAGAAGCACGGCATAGGCCGCCGGCTCATCACCGAGCTGACCGACACCGCCGATGAGCCGCGGTCGATCCTCTCCGCGCTCGACATCGAGAGCCCCGCCCGCGGCCTGTACCGCAAGCTCGGCTACCAGGACCTGGCGCAGCGCGTCATGTTCCCCTCCGCGGCCACCCCGTACGCCGTCATGGGTGCCCCGCTTCCGCTGCGCCGCCGGGACGCCTGA
- a CDS encoding aminoglycoside phosphotransferase family protein: MEFAPPEHLVRAQRATAPGWLDDLPALAARTAERWRLTPERVIAPGGRTSMTVLVRTADGVPAVLKLTAPGRSAPLEDAALRTWDGLGAVRPLRLDADAGALLLERLSPATSLRSLADAKATLEAVSVLRRLWVAPVAGHPFPDVAELTGAQTELMRSAVPHEAAPLVEAALTARAGLLAGAPEAVLLHGDFRQGAVLAAATDRAHWLAVGPDPLVGERAYDLARLVRDRLHDLVASPGAAAATRRRVTRLAGSVELDPERLRGWALFRAVAAAARAYAAKRDGAAEHLLEFATWL, from the coding sequence ATGGAGTTCGCCCCGCCGGAACACCTCGTCCGCGCCCAGCGGGCCACCGCGCCCGGCTGGCTCGACGACCTGCCGGCGCTGGCGGCGCGGACCGCGGAACGCTGGCGGCTGACGCCCGAACGTGTGATCGCGCCCGGCGGCCGGACGAGCATGACGGTCCTCGTGCGCACGGCGGACGGCGTTCCCGCGGTGCTCAAGCTGACGGCGCCCGGCCGTTCCGCTCCGCTGGAGGACGCGGCGCTGCGCACCTGGGACGGCCTCGGCGCCGTACGGCCCCTGCGGCTCGACGCCGACGCGGGCGCCCTCCTGCTGGAGCGGCTGAGCCCGGCCACGTCGCTGCGTTCCCTGGCGGACGCGAAGGCCACGCTGGAGGCGGTGTCGGTCCTGCGGCGGCTGTGGGTGGCGCCGGTCGCGGGGCACCCGTTCCCGGATGTCGCGGAGCTGACGGGCGCGCAGACGGAGCTGATGCGGTCGGCCGTGCCGCACGAAGCGGCGCCGCTGGTCGAAGCGGCCCTCACGGCGCGCGCCGGACTCCTCGCCGGCGCGCCCGAGGCCGTCCTGCTGCACGGCGACTTCCGGCAGGGCGCCGTCCTCGCCGCGGCCACGGACCGGGCGCACTGGCTCGCGGTCGGTCCCGACCCACTGGTCGGGGAGCGGGCCTACGACCTCGCGCGGCTCGTCCGCGACCGGCTGCACGACCTGGTCGCCTCGCCGGGCGCCGCGGCGGCGACTCGGCGCCGGGTCACGCGGCTGGCGGGCTCCGTCGAACTCGACCCCGAGCGGCTGCGCGGGTGGGCGCTGTTCCGGGCCGTCGCGGCCGCGGCCCGGGCGTACGCGGCGAAGCGGGACGGGGCGGCCGAGCACCTGCTGGAGTTCGCCACCTGGCTGTGA
- a CDS encoding DUF4439 domain-containing protein: protein MTAPHAPTRTAAGEETPTELSAAQAALAAEHAAVYGYGVVGGRVGEDRGREAEDAWTAHRARRDALRRTVRDLGGTPVAAAAAYSLPFDVADEAGAVRLAGELETGLAAAYADLVGAGDEDTRRDAAAALGEAAVRAARWQGAPAAFPGLPEYAADGSR, encoded by the coding sequence ATGACCGCACCGCACGCCCCCACCCGTACCGCGGCCGGGGAGGAGACTCCGACGGAGCTCTCCGCCGCGCAGGCCGCGCTGGCCGCCGAGCACGCCGCCGTGTACGGCTACGGCGTGGTCGGCGGGCGCGTCGGCGAGGACCGGGGCCGGGAGGCCGAGGACGCCTGGACCGCGCACCGCGCCCGCCGTGACGCCCTCCGCCGGACGGTGCGGGACCTCGGCGGCACGCCGGTCGCCGCGGCCGCCGCGTACAGCCTGCCGTTCGATGTGGCCGACGAGGCGGGGGCGGTCCGGCTCGCGGGCGAGCTGGAGACCGGCCTCGCCGCCGCCTACGCGGACCTCGTGGGGGCCGGTGACGAGGACACGCGCCGGGACGCGGCGGCCGCCCTCGGCGAGGCGGCCGTGCGGGCGGCCCGCTGGCAGGGCGCGCCGGCGGCGTTCCCCGGCCTGCCCGAGTACGCGGCGGACGGGAGCCGCTGA
- the rimP gene encoding ribosome maturation factor RimP, which yields MSTTQIERLRALLEPLAAARGMDLEDVRITPAGRRRLLQVVVDTDEGVRLDACADLSRDASAALDASDVMGDAPYELEVTSPGAERSLSEPRHWRRATGRLVLVTPHRGTPLTARVTAADEAGVDLEVPGEKGRRPTARRVEFTEIAKARVQVEFNRKPAAADDESQKEA from the coding sequence ATGAGCACGACCCAGATCGAGAGGCTGCGGGCACTCCTGGAACCGCTGGCGGCGGCCCGGGGCATGGATCTGGAGGACGTGCGGATCACCCCGGCGGGCCGGCGCCGGCTCCTCCAGGTCGTCGTGGACACGGACGAGGGCGTACGCCTGGACGCCTGCGCCGACCTCAGCCGTGACGCCTCGGCCGCCCTCGACGCCTCCGACGTCATGGGCGACGCCCCCTACGAACTCGAGGTCACCTCGCCCGGTGCCGAACGATCCCTGTCCGAGCCGCGCCACTGGCGCCGTGCGACGGGCCGGCTGGTGCTCGTCACCCCGCACCGGGGTACGCCGCTGACCGCGCGCGTCACCGCCGCGGACGAAGCGGGAGTGGATCTGGAGGTCCCGGGGGAGAAGGGACGCAGGCCCACGGCTCGCCGGGTCGAGTTCACCGAGATCGCCAAGGCGCGCGTCCAGGTCGAGTTCAACCGCAAGCCCGCCGCCGCCGACGACGAGAGCCAGAAGGAGGCATAG
- the nusA gene encoding transcription termination factor NusA: MDIDMSALRLLVREKEISLDLLVEAIESALLIAYHRTEGSHRQARVVLDRASGHVTVWAREDAADLDGEGAEPREFDDTPSGFGRIAATTAKQVILQRLRDAEEDVTFGEYAGREGDVVAGVVQQGRDPKSVLVDIGRLEAILPPQEQVPGEEYPHGTRLRSYVVRVVKGARGPSVTLSRTHPNLVKKLFELEVPEIADGSVEIAAIAREAGHRTKIAVRSLRSGLNAKGACIGPMGGRVRSVMAELHGEKIDIVDWSDDPAELVANALSPARVTRVEVVDAAARSARVTVPDYQLSLAIGKEGQNARLAARLTGWRIDIRPDTAEQQARPERSASEA; encoded by the coding sequence GTGGACATCGACATGAGTGCGCTGCGTCTGCTCGTCCGGGAGAAGGAGATCTCCCTGGACCTGCTGGTGGAGGCCATCGAATCGGCCCTCCTGATCGCCTACCACCGCACCGAGGGCAGTCACCGCCAGGCCCGCGTGGTCCTCGACCGCGCCAGCGGGCATGTGACGGTGTGGGCGCGCGAGGACGCCGCCGACCTCGACGGTGAGGGGGCCGAGCCGCGGGAGTTCGACGACACCCCGTCGGGCTTCGGCCGGATCGCCGCCACCACCGCGAAGCAGGTCATCCTCCAGCGGCTGCGCGACGCCGAGGAGGACGTCACCTTCGGCGAGTACGCCGGGCGCGAGGGCGACGTCGTCGCCGGCGTGGTCCAGCAGGGGCGGGATCCGAAGAGCGTGCTCGTCGACATCGGGCGCCTGGAGGCGATCCTGCCGCCGCAGGAGCAGGTCCCCGGCGAGGAGTACCCGCACGGGACCCGGCTGCGGTCGTACGTCGTCCGCGTCGTGAAGGGCGCGCGCGGCCCGTCCGTCACGCTCTCCCGCACCCACCCGAACCTGGTGAAGAAGCTGTTCGAGCTGGAGGTGCCGGAGATCGCCGACGGCTCGGTGGAGATCGCCGCGATCGCCCGCGAGGCCGGTCACCGCACCAAGATCGCCGTGCGGTCCCTCCGCTCCGGGCTGAACGCCAAGGGCGCCTGCATCGGCCCGATGGGCGGGCGGGTCCGCAGCGTCATGGCCGAGCTGCACGGCGAGAAGATCGACATCGTCGACTGGTCGGACGACCCGGCGGAGCTGGTCGCGAACGCCCTGTCGCCCGCCCGCGTCACCCGGGTGGAGGTGGTGGACGCCGCCGCGCGGTCGGCGCGTGTCACGGTGCCGGACTACCAGCTCTCCCTCGCCATCGGCAAGGAGGGGCAGAACGCCCGGCTCGCCGCCCGCCTCACCGGCTGGCGCATCGACATCCGGCCGGACACCGCGGAGCAGCAGGCACGGCCCGAGCGCTCCGCCAGCGAGGCGTGA
- a CDS encoding YlxR family protein — protein MSGRTRTRACPERTCVGCRRRSARNDLLRVVAHGDRCVPDLRGTLPGRGAYLHPTPDCLELAVRRRAFPRALKVQGPLDTGNLRSAVVTAAPEAPQDRPRRDT, from the coding sequence GTGTCTGGCCGGACGCGTACGCGCGCCTGCCCGGAACGTACCTGCGTCGGATGCCGCCGCCGCTCAGCCAGGAACGACCTGCTGCGTGTGGTGGCACACGGGGATCGCTGTGTCCCCGATCTTCGCGGTACGCTGCCCGGTCGGGGCGCGTATCTGCACCCCACGCCTGACTGTCTCGAACTGGCGGTCCGCCGCCGGGCGTTTCCCCGGGCACTGAAGGTCCAGGGGCCGCTCGACACCGGGAACCTCCGGAGCGCCGTCGTGACGGCGGCCCCGGAAGCGCCGCAGGACCGGCCCCGCCGGGACACGTAA